In Capsicum annuum cultivar UCD-10X-F1 chromosome 11, UCD10Xv1.1, whole genome shotgun sequence, one genomic interval encodes:
- the LOC107848710 gene encoding ARF guanine-nucleotide exchange factor GNL2: protein MGATGGDENTEEYMTKMKRKELGISCTLNTEVGAVLAVIRRASEANLHFYHPPEENYDSQISHSLKSLRSLIFNPQQEWLNIDPMIYLSPFLDVVQSDDVPAAATGVALSSILKILKLEIFYHKSPGAREAINSAVTAVTGCRLEKTDPVSEDAVMMRILQALTAIMGHPSSVLLTDQSVCTVVNTCFQVVQQSASRSDLLQRSARYTMHELIYVIYQRLPEIEVKDWEDSESDTEDTNVDSGYGIRSAIDIFHFLCSLLNVVEVIETDGTTSQTADENVQLFALVLINSAIELSGDSIGKHPKLLRMIQDDLFHHLAHYGTSSNPLVSSMICSIVLNIYHFLRRSVRLQLEAFFSFVLLKVASLGNSLQLQEVAIEGIINFCRHPTFIIEVYVNYDCNPIFKNVFEEIGKSLCRHAFPSGGCLISLQVQAFEGLTVIIHNIADNVDKDDDSTPSGPYPVEISEYRRFWEEKSKEDEDDLDNWIDFVRVRMAQKRKIQIAGNHFSRDEKKGLEYLKFSLLIPDPPDPKAYAMFFRYTPGLNKTAVGDFLGCPDDFYLQVLKEFTETFEFMGMVLDTALRTYLETFILPGESQKIQRILEAFAERFYDQQSSEIFASKDAVFILCYSVIMLNTDQHNPQVKKKMTEDEFIRNNRAINAGQDLPREYLSKLFHSISANAITSFGSSGAPVEMNPSRWIQLINRSKNMKPFIFCNFDRRLGRDMFASIAGPTVATLATIFEQSDEEEILHECIEALFSIARITQYGLEDTLDELLCSFCKFTTLLNPYASSEETLYAFSNDMKPRMATLAVFTVANDFKKSIRGAWRTIIDCLLKLRKLKLLPQSVVEPENASNTSSNPPVHERSVSGVVFPTQDLKFTSKRHNSGINNGRFSHFLSMESVEESLNLGVSEFEQNLKVIQQCRIGSIFSNSSSLPDEPLLNLGRCLIFAAAGKGQKFSTPIEEEETVAFCWDLIVSIASSNTHRLLVFWPHYNEYLLDVAQLPLFSPIPFAEKGIIALMKICLKLLSSFHSDKSPEELIFKSINLMWKMEKEILDTCCDFLVQSVTTILTEYPANLQTQLGWKTVMQLLSVTGRHPETYEQGVEALINLMSDGFHISRWNYPYCIDCAFGFVALKNSPLEKNMKIMDLMSDTVNLLVQWYRSGYTDAGSSTSINSSASSGSLEESSKALTSSNLTVTYFAKLGEAFRKTSLARREEIRNQAVMSLQKSFALGEDLYFSPTNILSCFNLILFAMVDDLHEKMLEYSKRGNAEREARSMEGTLKLSMEVLTDVFLQFLKPLSESPSFRAFWMGILRRMDTCMKADLGDCGESKLPHTIPELLKKMVITMKQKEILVSREDDDLWEMTHVQIQWIAPSLTEELFPQV, encoded by the exons ATGGGTGCAACAGGAGGAGATGAAAACACTGAGGAATACATGACAAAGATGAAAAGGAAGGAACTGGGGATATCTTGCACATTGAACACAGAGGTAGGAGCTGTTTTAGCAGTAATCCGTCGTGCCTCCGAGGCAAATTTGCATTTCTACCATCCCCCTGAAGAAAACTATGACTCTCAAATATCACATTCGTTGAAATCACTAAGATCCCTCATCTTTAATCCACAGCAAGAATGGCTAAATATTGATCCTATGATATACCTTTCACCTTTTCTTGATGTTGTGCAAAGCGATGATGTTCCTGCTGCAGCAACCGGGGTTGCTCTTTCGTCTATTCTTAAGATCCTCAAGCTTGAAATATTTTATCACAAGAGTCCAGGAGCAAGAGAAGCTATTAATTCAGCGGTGACTGCTGTCACAGGATGTCGTTTGGAGAAAACTGATCCCGTCTCTGAAGATGCTGTTATGATGAGAATTTTGCAGGCTTTGACAGCAATTATGGGCCATCCTTCCTCTGTTTTGCTCACGGATCAATCTGTTTGCACAGTTGTGAACACGTGCTTTCAAGTGGTTCAGCAGTCAGCCAGCCGAAGTGATTTGCTTCAGCGTAGTGCTAGATATACAATGCATGAGCTGATATATGTTATATATCAGCGTCTGCCCGAAATCGAGGTGAAAGATTGGGAAGATTCGGAGTCAGATACTGAGGATACCAACGTGGATTCGGGGTATGGGATTCGTTCTGCTATCGATATTTTTCATTTCCTGTGTTCCTTGCTCAACGTAGTTGAAGTCATAGAGACTGATGGAACTACATCTCAAACTGCTGATGAAAATGTTCAGCTTTTTGCGTTGGTTCTGATAAATTCTGCTATAGAATTAAGTGGTGACAGCATTGGTAAGCATCCAAAGCTCTTGAGAATGATTCAAGATGACCTTTTCCACCATTTGGCTCATTATGGAACCTCCTCAAATCCACTTGTATCCTCCATGATTTGCAGCATTGTGTTGAATATTTATCACTTTCTTCGCAG GTCGGTTCGCCTTCAGTTGGAAGCTTTCTTCTCGTTTGTGTTACTTAAAGTGGCAAGCTTGGGGAATTCACTTCAACTTCAAGAAGTAGCAATTGaaggaattataaatttttgcAGACACCCAACTTTTATTATTGAAGTCTATGTGAATTATGATTGTAACCCCATATTCAAAAATGTTTTTGAGGAGATTGGCAAGTCCCTTTGCAGGCATGCATTCCCTTCTGGTGGCTGTTTAATAAGTTTACAAGTTCAAGCCTTTGAAGGCCTAACAGTGATTATCCATAACATAGCGGATAATGTTGACAAGGACGATGATTCAACGCCTTCCGGGCCATATCCTGTTGAGATCTCTGAGTATAGACGTTTCTGGGAAGAGAAGTCCAAAGAAGATGAAGACGACTTGGATAATTGGATCGACTTTGTTAGAGTGAGAATGGCACAGaaaagaaagatacaaatagCTGGCAATCACTTCAGCAGAGATGAAAAGAAGGGACTGGAGTACTTAAAATTTTCCCTTTTGATCCCAGATCCTCCTGATCCAAAAGCCTACGCCATGTTTTTTCGGTATACACCAGGTCTAAACAAGACTGCAGTTGGTGATTTTCTTGGATGTCCTGATGATTTCTACCTCCAAGTCCTTAAAGAATTCACAGAAACATTTGAGTTCATGGGAATGGTTCTGGACACTGCTTTGAGAACTTATCTAGAGACTTTCATATTGCCGGGGGAATCGCAGAAAATCCAAAGAATCCTTGAAGCATTTGCTGAAAGGTTTTACGATCAGCAATCTTCAGAAATATTTGCCAGCAAAGACGCAGTGTTCATCCTTTGTTATTCAGTCATCATGCTCAACACTGATCAGCATAACCCACAAGTCAAGAAGAAAATGACGGAAGATGAATTTATTCGAAACAATAGAGCCATAAATGCAGGACAAGATCTTCCCAGGGAATATCTCTCCAAGCTTTTCCATTCCATTTCAGCCAATGCAATCACATCGTTCGGTTCATCTGGTGCTCCTGTGGAAATGAATCCTAGTAGATGGATTCAGCTAATCAATCGATCAAAGAACATGAAACCTTTCATATTCTGCAATTTCGATCGACGACTAGGACGAGACATGTTTGCCTCCATTGCTGGTCCCACTGTTGCTACTCTTGCAACGATCTTCGAACAGTCAGACGAAGAAGAGATCCTTCATGAATGTATCGAGGCCTTATTTTCAATTGCTCGAATAACACAATATGGCCTCGAGGATACCCTTGATGAACTTCTCTGCTCATTCTGCAAATTTACTACATTACTCAACCCTTATGCATCTTCAGAAGAAACCTTGTATGCATTCAGCAACGATATGAAGCCAAGAATGGCAACCCTTGCAGTTTTCACCGTTGCAAATGACTTCAAAAAGTCCATCAGGGGAGCTTGGAGAACCATTATAGACTGTCTGCTGAAACTCAGAAAGTTAAAGCTGCTTCCACAATCTGTCGTTGAACCCGAAAACGCTTCAAACACATCATCCAACCCTCcagtacatgaaagatctgtatcAGGGGTGGTTTTTCCTACTCAAGATCTTAAATTTACCAGCAAACGTCATAATTCCGGCATAAATAATGGACGATTTTCACATTTTTTGTCCATGGAAAGTGTAGAAGAATCGTTGAACCTGGGGGTAAGTGAGTTTGAACAAAACCTGAAAGTTATTCAGCAGTGCCGCATAGGGAGCATCTTTAGCAATAGTTCGAGTTTGCCTGACGAACCATTGCTGAATCTAGGCCGTTGCCTGATATTTGCTGCAGCTGGTAAAGGCCAAAAGTTCAGCACCCCAATTGAAGAGGAAGAAACAGTTGCATTCTGTTGGGATTTAATTGTTAGCATTGCTTCTTCCAATACTCACAGACTCTTGGTATTTTGGCCTCATTACAATGAATATCTACTAGATGTTGCACAGCTTCCCCTATTTTCTCCCATCCCCTTTGCAGAAAAGGGTATCATTGCCCTCATGAAGATTTGTCTGAAGCTCTTGTCTTCCTTTCACTCGGACAAAAGTCCAGAGGAACTAATCTTTAAATCGATAAATTTGATGTGGAAGATGGAAAAGGAAATTCTTGACACTTGTTGTGACTTCTTAGTACAATCTGTGACCACAATCCTTACAGAGTATCCTGCGAATCTGCAAACACAACTGGGATGGAAAACAGTCATGCAGTTGCTATCGGTCACAGGGCGACATCCAGAAACCTATGAGCAGGGTGTTGAAGCCCTTATAAATTTGATGTCTGATGGTTTCCACATTTCGAGATGGAACTACCCTTATTGTATAGATTGCGCATTTGGCTTTGTGGCATTGAAAAACAGCCCTTTAGAAAAGAACATGAAGATCATGGATTTGATGTCAGATACTGTCAATTTATTAGTACAGTGGTACAGAAGTGGATATACCGACGCAGGGAGCTCGACGAGTATAAATAGTAGCGCAAGTAGTGGTTCTCTTGAAGAAAGTTCAAAAGCTCTTACCTCTTCTAACTTAACGGTGACCTATTTTGCTAAACTAGGGGAAGCATTCAGGAAAACAAGCTTAGCCAGAAGAGAAGAGATAAGAAACCAGGCGGTCATGTCTTTACAGAAAAGTTTTGCACTCGGTGAAGATTTATACTTCTCGCCAACCAACATCCTTAGCTGTTTCAACCTCATACTCTTTGCAATGGTTGATGATTTACATGAGAAGATGTTGGAATACTCAAAAAGAGGGAATGCAGAAAGGGAGGCAAGAAGTATGGAAGGTACTCTAAAGCTATCCATGGAGGTTCTTACAGATGTCTTTTTACAATTCTTGAAACCATTATCAGAAAGTCCTAGTTTTCGGGCGTTTTGGATGGGCATATTGAGAAGAATGGATACATGCATGAAGGCTGATTTAGGAGACTGTGGTGAGTCAAAACTTCCACATACTATCCCAGAGTTGTTGAAGAAGATGGTTATTACAATGAAGCAAAAGGAGATTTTGGTTTCTAGAGAAGATGATGACTTGTGGGAAATGACTCATGTTCAGATACAATGGATTGCTCCATCACTTACTGAAGAACTCTTTCCACAGGTTTGA